A part of Cannabis sativa cultivar Pink pepper isolate KNU-18-1 chromosome 6, ASM2916894v1, whole genome shotgun sequence genomic DNA contains:
- the LOC133039082 gene encoding uncharacterized protein LOC133039082, with the protein MFQMLQTVGQFSGMPTEDPHLHLHSFLEVSDSFKIQGVSKEVLRLKLFPFSLRDRARSWLNTLPPDSVTNWNDLAEKFLRKYFPPTRNAKFRTRMVLDASANSAILSKSYNEAFEILETIASKNYQWSNKRAPSSRKVAGVLEVDAITALTTQMASMTNVLKNLSIGNSKNIQPAVASQSDDVSCVFCGEGHVFEKCPSNPESEQAPAPAQGRQEYPPGFSQQSRHSQHAQNSQPSFSESLMRDYMAKNDAVIQSQACSLRNLELQLGHLANELKARPQGSLPSNTENPRRDGKEQCKSIQLRSGKHLKKF; encoded by the exons ATGTTTCAAATGCTTCAAACCGTGGGGCAATTCAGCGGAATGCCAACTgaagatcctcacctccatcTCCATTCATTcttggaggtgagtgattctttcaagaTACAAGGAGTGAGTAAAGAGGTGCTAAGGTTGAAgctattcccattctcactaCGAGACCGAGCTAGATCATGGCTCAACACTTTGCCTCCTGATTCTGTCACCAATTGGAATGATCTTGCTGAAAAGTTTCTGAGGAAATACTTTCCTCCTactagaaatgcaaaattcagaa CTCGAATGGTGTTAGATGCATCGGCCAATAGTGCTATTTTGTCGAAGTCTTACAACGAAgcatttgagattttggagaccatTGCAAGTAAGAACTACCAATGGTCTAACAAAAGAGCTCCAAGTAGTAGAAAAGTGGCGGGGGTTCTTGAAGTGGATGCAATAACGGCTTTGACAACTCAAATGGCTTCCATGACGAATGTTTTAAAGAATTTGAGCATTGGGAACTCTAAAAATATTCAGCCAGCTGTTGCCAGTCAAAGTGATGATGTCTCATGTGTGTTTTGTGGAGAAGGGCATGTGTTTGAGAAGTGTCCCTCTAATCCAGAGTCC GAGCAAGCTCCCGCACCAGCCCAAGGAAGACAAGAATATCCACCGGGTTTTTCACAACAATCGCGACATTCACAACATGCACAAAATTCTCAACCGAGTTTTTCGGAGAGTCTAATGCGGGATTATATGgccaaaaatgatgcggtgataCAAAGTCAGGCTTGTTCTCTTCGAAACCTTGAGTTACAACTTGGACATTTGGCCAATGAATTAAAAGCTAGGCCGCAAGGTTCTTTGCCTAGCAACACGGAAAATCCAAGGAGGGATGGGAAGGAACAATGTAAATCCATTCAACTAAGGAGTGGCAAGCATCTGAAAAAATTCTGA